The Nitrospinota bacterium genome includes the window GGGTCAGCTTTCCGAATAGCCCGGAGGGGTGGAGATCCTTTGCCGTCGAGAGCCGGGTGAGGAGTTCTTTGGTTTTCATCACCGCCTCATGGTCGTCAACATTTTCAGTGGGGACAGACTGCGGGACCGTTTGGGAATTGTCCGGGTATCCTTCCCGTCGCATCAGCCACCAGAGAAACGGTTTTCCTACGAGTACCCTTATTATCCAGGGGGCTTTGAACTCGAATCCTTCAAGCGAACCTCTGAAATAGAACGCAAGGTGTGTGCACACCTGGCCGAGGCTCCATTTGCCAAGCCGGGAGTATCCGCTCTTTTCAAGCATTTCCAGATCTCTTATCACATCTTCGTAGGTATCGAATTTTGGTTTCCGCCGTTCCATTAGACCGCCCCTTTTCCAAAATAAAAATTTATCGTTCTTTATTCGAGTATATCATCTTCTCCCAGCCGGAAAAGAGCATGTCCAGACGGTATTCTCATAACTCAAAATTATCGGGTTTGTACTGAAGCCCGGTTGGTCTATCCTGTAGGTGTACACAGGAGTTTGTCGTTTTCCATATACAGGTTTCGTAAGGAGGGCACCAAGATGTCGGATATTATTCATCCTTCTGATAACAGGAATATTTCAAGAAAGGAACTCTTCTCCGGCGCCGGCCAGATGATCGGCGGGGCCGCCCTTGCTTCGATAGCCGGGCTTGGGCTTGCAGGTTGCACGAAGAAGGGGAAAGAGACCGTGGCGAAATATCCCTGGCCTTATGTAAAGCTCGATCCGCAGAAGTCTGGTGAGATAGCCTACGAAAACTGGTACAAGAAGTTCTGCTGTTACGCAGTGGCGAGCGGTATTTTACAGCCTCTCCAGGAGAAGGTCGGCGAACCGTACAGCGTACTTCCGATAGAAGCGTTCAAATTCGGTCATGGCGGTACGGTCGGATGGGGCACCCTTTGCGGCTCCCTTCTCGGCGCGAGCATTGCCGTCTCACTCATCGCCGGCGAAGAAGGGGAGGATATCATCAACGACGTGATCGGCTGGTACACGGAAACGGAGTTTCCTCTTTTCAAGCCGACCGCACCTAAAACTGAAATAAAGAATATCAGCGTAAGCGGTTCTCCACTCTGCCATGTCTCGGTAGGGAGATGGATGAAAAAGGAGGGGGTCGATTTTTTCAGTGAAGGGAGAGCGGAAAGATGCGCCAGGCTGAGCGCCGATGTTGCCGTTCATGCGGTTACGCTTCTCAATCTCTGGGCCGACAGGAAGTATGAAGCTGAGTATGACGATCAGCCGATGAAGTATCAGATGCCGACGCAGAACAACTGCGACGACTGTCACGCCTGAACCTGAAAGCGCGCTGCAAGAGTGACGGAATCTTTTTGATACGGCATAAGGGGTGCAATTATCTCTCTTCCTGTCTGCAGGGTGTATATGGAAGAAGCGGTTGCCCTTTGTGTTATCGGGAACGGTAAAAGCATGCGCCGGTCTTTATGAATGGCTGTATCAGCTCTTCCCCCGGTTGCGCTCTTTTATCTCTCTTAATCTTTCGGAGAGGGTTGCCTCCCGCCCATGCCCGGAGGAATTGAAAAAGCTGGCATTCTTTAGTTCTTCGGGGAGATACTGTTGCCGTACAAAATTATCCGGCTCTCCATGCGGGTAGGTATATCCGGTTTTATCCTTCTCCCCCGTGTGCCATTTGTAGCTTGAGTCGCGCAGGTGCGGCGGCACCTGCGGATTGGAGCCGGACTGCCTGATAGTTTCGATGGCCGAATCGATGGCGGTGACCGCGCTGTTCGATTTCGGGGCGAGCGCGACATATATGACCGCCTGGGTCAGCGGTATCCTCCCTTCGGGGAGACCTATTTTTTCGACCGCTTCGGCGGCTGATACCGCGAGAATGAGAGCGGTAGGGTCGGCGTTCCCGACATCTTCCGCCGCGGTGACTATCAATCTCCTCGCGATGAACCTCGGGTCCTCCCCGGCTTCAAGCATTCTCGCCAGCCAGTAGACAGACGCGTCCGGATCGGA containing:
- a CDS encoding C-GCAxxG-C-C family protein, which gives rise to MSDIIHPSDNRNISRKELFSGAGQMIGGAALASIAGLGLAGCTKKGKETVAKYPWPYVKLDPQKSGEIAYENWYKKFCCYAVASGILQPLQEKVGEPYSVLPIEAFKFGHGGTVGWGTLCGSLLGASIAVSLIAGEEGEDIINDVIGWYTETEFPLFKPTAPKTEIKNISVSGSPLCHVSVGRWMKKEGVDFFSEGRAERCARLSADVAVHAVTLLNLWADRKYEAEYDDQPMKYQMPTQNNCDDCHA
- a CDS encoding DUF1569 domain-containing protein, translating into MERRKPKFDTYEDVIRDLEMLEKSGYSRLGKWSLGQVCTHLAFYFRGSLEGFEFKAPWIIRVLVGKPFLWWLMRREGYPDNSQTVPQSVPTENVDDHEAVMKTKELLTRLSTAKDLHPSGLFGKLTLDQWRMMHLQHAGHHLGFLVPKKG